The genome window ttgaaaaacggaatTATATCGGCACCATAAGATGGACCAGAGCTATTTAGTATAGCTACCAAAGAGATGTGTAttctcaaatcaataaaactgaatacagtataaaccattatatatatatatatatatatatatatatatatatatatatatatatatatatatatatatatatatatatatatatatacatatacatatacatatacatatacatatacatatacatatacatatacatatacatatacatatacatatacatatacatatacatatacatatacatatatatatatatatatatatatatatatatatatatatatatatattctcgtccttaaaagccaaaagtcaatatgtacttgactatttgactgtggtttcaaagtaaaccattaCACGCGTATCTGTGTCTGTGcgcgtgtctgtgtctgtgcgcgcgtgtgtctgtgcgcgcgtgtgtctgtGCGCACGCGCGTCTGTGTGCGCgggtctgtgcgcgcgtctgtgcgcgcgcgcgtgtgtgtgtatgtgtgtgtgtgtgtgtgtgatggtttactttgaaaccgcagtcaaatagtcaaatacatattaacttttggatttttaggAAGAGAAAATGACTAGAGTCCAACCATTATGACTAATTTGTGGCATCTAGGAGCTAAAATCTGTCATCGCCGCTGGCTAAAACTGCCAGATGGATTTACAAACAGTGGAAACTCCCAGAAAAcaagcacactgtatagtaaggctttttttcccttgaaacatttttaaagttgtttaacaATCGCCGCCAGTGTCTccgtcaaggcaaaaaaaataatttctgcgtcatcatacatttttccctgaccatttatttaaccgtatgtccgcaatatgtatggattggagatctgtcacgtaaagttaaattgaaaaaggtccttggcggaggcgattgttttttttttttggaagaggtcactctaaaagtattcatcctgaaatgttccatgatatttttcttcccgGCTGGGTTTAAGTCGGGGGATAATCGTTTAGCGTTtacatagtgctttttcatttgccattttttgggacGGATCGTAACGATCACCTCCTCGCCGTCACCAATTAGCTGGGGGGTAGAAggaacgggggttgggctgcaagaagcacctgacggcaatccactgattgcacttgtaggacactagtattgtggaaagctttgctctttatgaaaacctacattttgtggaatagtttgaaatgaaagcttagttttatgggatgctatgcctttacatcaaatgaaaagcctttagtgtcatcatacaccgctgcatataatgaaatgggtgaaatattcaacaaaggtgctcttaaatgagtcaaaatggtcaaaagtctgcattttgatggccaacgtttacaataggtccagaaaaagacttggactggcttggagagtctgcaacaggggtcctcgagggccgctgtgggttgggccagcatttttttttcgaaacatccagcacagactcggactcagttgaagcaacgggggttgggctgcaagaagcacctgacggcaatccactgattgcacttgtaggacactagtattgtggaaagctttgctctttatgaaaacctacattttgtggaatagtttgaaatgaaagcttagttttatgggatgctatgcctttacatcaaatcaaaagcctttagtgtcatcatacagcgctgcatataatgaaatgggtgaaatatcattcaacaaaggtgctcttaaatgagtcaaaatggtcaaaagtctgcattttgatggccaacgtttacaataggtccagaaaaagacttggactggcttggagagtctgcaacaggggtcctcgagggccgctgtgggttgggccagcatttttttttcgaaacatccagcacagactcggactcagttgaagcaacgggggttgggctgcaagaagcacctgacggcaatccactgattgcacttgtaggacactagtattgtgcaaagctttgctctttatgaaaacctacattttgtggaatagtttgaaatgaaagcttagttttatgggatgctatgcctttacatcaaatcaaaagcctttagtgtcatcatacaccgctgcatataatgaaatgggtaaaatatcattcaacaaaggtgctcttaaatgagtcaaaatggtcaaaagtctgcattttgatggccaatgtttacaataggtccagaaaaagacttggactggcttggagagtctgcaacaggggtcctcgagggccgctgtgggttgggccagcattttttttttcgaaacatccatcacagactcggactcagttgaagcaacgggggttgggctgcaagaagcacctgacggcaatccactgattgcacttgtaggacactagtattgtggaaagctttgctctttatgaaaacctagattttgtggaatagtttgaaatgaaagcttagttttatgggatgctatacctttacatcaaatcaaaagcctttagtgtcatcatcatacctgtcaacctctgccgataactgcccttataaatgattatgattccccttacaaacccccaaaaaaccttacaaacactgtacgactcgtacggtgtttgtaaggtttttggggggtttgtaaggggaatcataatcatttataagggcagttatcagcagaggttgacaggtatgcatcatacagcgctgcatataatgaaatgggtgaaatatcattcaacaaaggtgctcttaaatgagtcaaaatggtcaaaagtctgcattttgatggccaacgtttacaataagtccagaaaaagacttggactggcttggagagtctgcaacaggggtcctcgagggccgctgtgggttgggccagcatttttttttcgaaacatccagcacagactcggactcagttgaagcaacgggggttgggctgcaagaagcacctgacggcaatccactgattgcacttgtaggacactagtattgtggaaagcttgctctttaggaaaacctacattttctggaatagtttgaaatgaaagcctagtcttatgggatgctacgcctttatatcaaatcaaatcaaatgtacgtatgtatcaaaaatacgaccaagtaaggcttttttctttataaaaacaacaacaaattatagtaaggcttttttcttaaaaaaacgacagtatagtaaggcttttttaaaattaaaaaacgacatagtatagtcaggctttttttctaaaaatacgaccatgtatagtaaggctttttctcctaaaaatcgaccatgtatagtaaggcttttttccttaaaaaaacaacaacatagtatagtaaggctttttttcaacaacaacaaaaaaacgaacgtgtatatatagtaaggcttttttatttaaaaaaatgaccatgtttagtaaggcatttttacatgaaaaaataccatgtacagTCAGGGAATTTTTTACAGACAAAAACGACCATTTATTGTaaaggaaggctttttttccataaaaaatgaccatgtaaaggaaggctttttttcttaaaaacgatcatgtatagtaaggcttttttctttaaaaaacgacatagtatagtaaggctttttttcttaaaaaaatatgaccattgtatagtaaggcttttgtttaaaaaaacacgtacagtaaggcttttttcttaagaaaaagccttactgtgcatgtttttttaaagaaacctcatgtttcatttattttaaagaaaaacgcccCATACtacaaggtattttttttttaagaaaaaagctttattatagatggtcatttttttaaagaaacaaagccttactatacatggtcataatTTAacgaaaaaagacttactatacacagtcattttttagagaaaaactaCACATGGTcagctttgtttgttttttaagaaaaaaaaagccttactgtacggTTATGTatgtttcagtgtggattttcacatttttatgaactttaaaaaatgtaataattaacagttgaaaaaaatcgcaaagtagtgaattcacgataagcgaagatgcgataatcgagggattactgcaaggcttttttgcaaaaatgaccatgtatagtaaagatttttttccttgcaaaaatgaccacgaatactaaggcttttttttcttcttgcaaAAACCCAAATGATCTTGAAATTTTTTTACGTTAAGACCcaaatgacctaaaaaaaacttgacctTGAGACCCAAATgaccttaaaaaaatgttttccttttgaACCAAATGGGCGTCCAATGACAAGTTTTAAGTTTCATTTGGCATTTCAAAATGCCTGAACATTTTGCGTAAATCCCCTTGAAAGAATTTGAGAGTAAGCAAGTTCAAACATGGAAGCAAAATACTTTGAGGAAGTATTTTGGCTTGAAATATTGAGTGGGGgcgaattaaaaaagaaagaagaacaCACAGGAAGCAGGAAGTTTGATTGGCGCTATCTGACTCGTGTgattgtgtgagtgagtgtatgTGAGTGTAAAATGAAACAGTGACTTTAGTGATGAATTGAGGACGGCATAATGTCTTTGAAAGTACCTCGCAACTGGGACTTCAGCACTTTCAAAGTTGAGACAGCTCGCGTTGGTAAGCAGATGGCCGTTCTGCCTTGACTGATCGTAGGACGTATCACATTTGGGCtgtggaaaattaaaaaaaaacatattcttTTATCATCCAGGGGTTGTAAAACTATACAATCTCAAATTtgccaaaaatgttttaatgctgTATAATTCAACTTGAGATAGAATTACAGTCATAGAATACATGTTTGATTGTAAATGGTAATGACCTAAACTGTATTCGCCTACTATTTCCATGTTTAACTATTATGACATTATATTTTCATGACAGTTGTGAATCATATGATAAAAACGATAAAAGGATTAGACACCTGGTTGCCTCAAGCTATTTTGCAATATATTTTATTCGTGAGGTGTGCGCACATGCTGTGACATCCTAGTTCTGACTTGGAATGAATTGCGTGGGAGTGTTGGGATGGTCTTCAATTCAATGTGAATTTCAAAAGAGACATTGCTTTTTAGTGTATTGTAAGAGTGCTGCGTCTGTAAATGTGCATTTGCTCTGCATTGGGGAAGTTGCCAGAATAACAATGTTACTGTCACTCTGAGCTGTCACGATgttaagtaaggcttttttccctaaaaaaataattaaatttaaaaagccaatatatagtaaggcctttatttgtttaaaaaaactacaaagtacCTTTAATTAGGCTATTTTTCAGATatcaaaaagacaatgtacagtaaggctatttttcgtttaaaaattaaaccacgtatagtaaggctatttttttttaatttaaaattttatttggtTCAAtaaaaagtatagtaaggctatttttcatttaaaaaaaacagatgaaacAAACCTAACCCTTCAAGGCTGGTTCATGCATATTCACAACAAAAAGAGGAAGCAACGCAGATGTTTTCGTTTCTTTCCTGTTATGAGTTACTTCAACTGTTTTTGCTCATTTCATCAGTGCGCTCTAAGCGTACAGTACCTGGCGAACGAAGCCCAGGTCCGACTGTGGGCTCACGACGCTCACCCAAGTCCATGGAGAAGCCTTTGAAGTCGGGCTGGCTTAAGAAACAGCAAAAGTCTCTGGTGAAAAACTGGCATCAGCGCTATCTTGTTTTGAGGGGAAGAACGCTATCTTACCACAAAGATGACCGAGAAACTACTGCCCTGGTAAGCAATGAGGATTTTTAGTTTGACAACATGATGGCGACAGTTTGATGTGTCTACATGTATTGAGTGCGGACTGGTTTTTGAAAACCACCAGGGAAGTTTGGTTCACATGTTGGCCTACATCGTAAATCAGTTTTTAGAAATAAGAAGTGTCAAGTGGCCAACTTTGTGCCCTTCGACGACTCTTGTATTTAAAGGGGTTGAGAAGGTGACTGGTGATTGGTGGCGAATGGATCAGGATGCCAGCAATGCAAACTACACTTGTCCAGATAATTTGTAGCAAACCTTACGCAGATAAAGAATGCATAACAGCCAtacaaaacaatgaaaatcattttgtattgtAAAGATTTGCAGCTATTGGTGCACTTTTTCAATAAGGCTACCGAAATAAACATTCTTTCTTACATTCAATGTGTACTTGTCCACGCTACTGTCATAGTAAGTATTTTGCTTTCAGGGATTCATCCAGCTTCAGTTCAGTAAGATCAACGAACTCCTCTCAAACTCAGATGATCCTGGAAAGTACATCTTTGAAATTATACCAGGTAAGATTGTCATCATGGAAGTATTCATAAGTACATTCACCCAACATTTGCCATTGCATTTCCGGTGGGTGACCTTTAGGCATCCTATTTGTAGCATGATATACATCAAGAATTGTTGAACTAACTCCAGATGCACGGCTAGATTGGGATTATTCCATTTTGCTCTCCTATCCTGAACATTCATTTGGTCTTTATGAATAGCATTTCCAAGTGGGGACAAAGAGCGATGTCCTCACATCTTCATGGCCAGTTCTCAAACTGAATTGGACGAGTGGCTCCGGACTCTGCGCAGGGCCATCGGCGTTCCCAATGGAGGTCCGGTGAAATCACATCACTTTACGGTCAATGTAAATCAGTCAGTTGTTTCCTATTCTGCCCCATTGTTGTAGTTCAAAGCTTTTATTATGAACAAATAATCGTGTGAAAATGTCTTCAGAAAGCTCACCTGTGGCAGTAGGTTGCATGGCAGCTCCATTGGTGTGTTAATGAACGTTAAGCGCTTTGGGCATGGTAAAAAAGGTGGAGATCCATAAGTACTCTGCATTTTAGAAAGCTGCATAGAGATAATTGGTCTACGATGTTCAACGTTTCCTCTGTCTCCTCCAGTGTTCGGAAAAAGTCTTAGCGAGACAGTGACGCATGAGCAACGTTTCGGGCCCCAGATGGTGCCCATCCTGGTCCAAAAGTGCGTGGAATATATCAAAGATCACGGTCTCAAAGAGGAGGGAATCTTCCGTCTGCCGGGTCAAGACAACGCGGTCAAACAATTCAGAGACGCCTTCGATGCAGGAGAGAGGCCGGCCTTCCCCAGGTCATACAAATGTGTATCTGTTGAGTGATTTGGCGACTGTGCTGGCCACTCCATTAAAAGGGAGAATTCTCCCTAAATAGTTCTTACATACTATTTAGGTTTACTCAAGGTCATTGTCCTGCTGTAAAATGAAATGGGCTCCAATGATGTGCTGGTTCTAGGCCTACTTTTGAGCCTTGGGGTCTACTCTAGTTTGACACTATACTAGTCTGAACGTCTAACAGTAAAAGCTAAACTCCTTTGAACTCCTTATTTGGAATGGCCCCAATATAAGACCCTAACCCTAATGTGAAAAGCTATATCTTGGACACACCTGCTATAGACTGTAAACAAACTGTGCTTCCTCCAATTAAAAATTAAAGCAGACTCAATCCTATTAATCTACCTCAACTGACTATAATAAAAGGCATGAACAAGAGAAAAATACTTAATACCGAAAGAAAAGCAAGTTGATGTCGAGAGCTATTTTTTAGCCCACTAAGCATTTCCCACTTCCTAATAACATTGCAAACTCGCTGGTCAAAGTCAAAATCAAACCAACAACTCTTGTTTAAGAAAGTAGTGAGAACAGAAGGGCCAGATGACACCACATCCTGTTCTGGCTGGGTACGCAAGAGGATGCGCGCATGTCTTACCCAATATGATAAGCTTTGTTTTTCTGCGCAGCGCTTATGAGTAACACATGAAGGCTTTCTGTTTGCGGTTAGGTTTGATGCCCTACAATGCTAACTTTACTGCACAATTTCATGAGACGTGTGGTTCAAAGCTGGTAATAAGTATGTCACTCATGCCGTAACAAGtggataatcatttttttgtgtgtggtttcCCCCCAGTGATACGGATGTCCACACCGTGGCATCGCTGCTCAAGCTGTATTTGCGCGAGTTGCCTGAACCTGTGGTTCCATGGTCTCAGTACCAGGACTTTCTGGACTGCACCAACATGTTGGACTCTGGCAATAAAGAAGTCTGTGTTGCCTCTACGATGCATTATGTAGACTTGTTGTCAATTCCCTGCTTTTAAGACAAAGTGTGTTCTTTCAGGGTAGAGAGAAGTTGGAGAAACAGATTTCCCTCCTTCCTAGAGTCAACTATAATCTTCTAAGTTATGTCTGCCGGTGAGTTGAAGGTTTTCTGGCTAGGACATTCACTCTTGCGAGTCTCCAGTTTCTTTGAACAAGAATAAGAATGAAATCgggaaaaataatttcaattcgTGTGGCACAGGTTCTTATTTGAGGTGCAGCTAAATTCCAACATCAACAAGATGAACGTGGAGAACCTAGCCACGGTCATGGGGATCAACCTGCTGAAACCACAATTGGAAGATCCCATTTCAGTCATGAAGGGTAACAATTTTActtattagcattagcattggcATTGTGTTCGTTCATTTTGCCTGTGCAATACAGAAAGAATGTTCAATGGATTTAAAGAATCAAAGAATAAAAGAGACCTTCATGATTTTCTTCCCAGCTACTCCTCACATCCAGAAGTTGATGACAGTAATGATTGGTCAGCATGAGGATTTGTTTCCTGTTTGCAACGATGACCCTCCCTCGCCTCTCTCCAGCAACCCGGAGAGCAACAAGAACTCTCCTCGCAATTTTGTGGGATGGGGATCTACCGAGGTACTCATTCCTGTGAATGGTCACAAATTACCGTAAAGTTTTGTTGTCTTTACAAAATACAACAGAATGAATAAATTCGGGGTGGCCCGGCGACTGATTAGAGCATCGGCCTTACgcttctgagatcgagggatcAAACCCATCCTTCCTTGTTTGCATGATCtacccgggcttgtgtgggttttctccgggtacaccggttttCTTCTatattctaaagacatgcatggtaggctgattggacactctaaatttcccttagATATGAGTTTGACCGTGCATGTGGCGACCATATCAGGGTGtcggagttagctgggataggctccagcaggcATGTAAGGAttagcagtatggaaaatgaataatt of Stigmatopora argus isolate UIUO_Sarg chromosome 5, RoL_Sarg_1.0, whole genome shotgun sequence contains these proteins:
- the arhgap25 gene encoding rho GTPase-activating protein 25; translation: MSLKVPRNWDFSTFKVETARVVRSKRTVPGERSPGPTVGSRRSPKSMEKPLKSGWLKKQQKSLVKNWHQRYLVLRGRTLSYHKDDRETTALGFIQLQFSKINELLSNSDDPGKYIFEIIPAFPSGDKERCPHIFMASSQTELDEWLRTLRRAIGVPNGVFGKSLSETVTHEQRFGPQMVPILVQKCVEYIKDHGLKEEGIFRLPGQDNAVKQFRDAFDAGERPAFPSDTDVHTVASLLKLYLRELPEPVVPWSQYQDFLDCTNMLDSGNKEGREKLEKQISLLPRVNYNLLSYVCRFLFEVQLNSNINKMNVENLATVMGINLLKPQLEDPISVMKATPHIQKLMTVMIGQHEDLFPVCNDDPPSPLSSNPESNKNSPRNFVGWGSTEMSDTSFSESVDLEKDESPGLLRGNASAPDVLQDSVSSSDDWSSPRKRTQTLPNFNCPLTGMAAKAGAISRWSRVQESVVDERGTLSEDIFKILDLRCSGSLLKGSSTTIQETGGKRIRASIATSSPKTDRNSQPTLTGRSDDALIGNGFNQETEKKKDSQKNVDSVEQEVKELRATVVELQSTLETERRRVSALEICLRNAERSRDEAHRRNEELQRDIQAFLH